The region AGTGCAGGTACACCGTGCCCTTGCCCACGCCGGTGCGTTCGGCGACGTCCTCGATGCGGATCCGGCGCGGACCCGCACCGACCAGCAGGGCCGCCGCCGCGTCGAGGAGCGCGTCGGCTCGTTGGTGCAGGTCCGTCCGCTGGCTCCTAGCCACGATCGTCTCTCCGGGCCGCGAAACTCATGACCAGAATTCAACCACAGTCACGAGTTGGAAGGAGGCGGATCTGACAGCCGACTCGCACGGTCGCATCGAGGACCACGTGGTTGCGCCGTCACAGCCGCCGGTCGGCCAGCTCGCGAGCCCTGGGTTCGGTGTGCTGGATGACCAGGCCGGCGACGAGGACCAGCATCATCTCCACGCCCATGAGCAGCGTGGCGAACTCGACGGTGAGGGTGTCGGCCATGCCCGCCGTCGACAGCAGCAGCGCGCCGCCGACGATCGTCGCGAGCACCATGAGCCCGCCGGCGTGCACGAGCTGCACGTGCAGGACGCTCAGCACGACCAGGTAGACCAGCAACGGCACCGCGACCGACAGCGCCGCCCCGGCCGCGCCGAGGTGGGCCTTGTGCGCGTGGCTGTCGATGACCACCTCCAGCCCCGCGCCGACGGCCGCGATCCCGCCGAAGACCAGGTAGTGCCCGTAGCCCCAGGCGATCGCCCTGGTCAGGGAGTCGCGCAGGTGGTCGCTCACCGTGTGCTTGAAGTAGATCCACCACATCGCGAAGATCATCAGCAGGCCGCCGGTGCCGATCTCCAGCAGGCCCGCAGACCAGCCGCCGTCGGCGACGTCCTCCTGGATGCCGGCGGTGACGGCCAGGACCACCTCGCCGAGCACGATGATCGTGAACAGGCCGTAGCGCTCGGCGATGTGCCGCGGGTGCCACGCGGTCTGCATCCTGCGCTCGGCGATCACCGGGACCAGCATCTCGGCGACGGCGAGCACCGCGAAGCCGATCTCGCCCCACGGGTGCGGCAGCCACAACCGCCCGATCCAGGCGACCTGGCACAGCCCGATCCCGACGGCGTAGCGCAGCGTGCAGGGCCGACCCTCGGGGTGTTCGCGGGCCGCGCGCAGCCATTGCGCGACCAGGGCGACGCGCATGACGACGTAGCCGATGGTCGCGATCGTGAAGTCGTAGTCCCGGAACGCGGCGGGCACCCCGGCGGCCAGCACGAGCACCCCGGCCATCTGCACCAGCGTCAGCGCCCGGTACGGCACGTCGTCGGTGTCGTAGGCGGAGGCGAACCAGGTGAAGTTCATCCACGCCCACCAGATCGCGAAGAACACCATGAGGTATCCGAGCAGGGTGCCCGCGGTGTGGCCCTCGGAGACGCCGTGGTGCAACTGCGCCGCGGCCTGGCCCACGGCGGCGACGAAGCACAGGTCGAACAGCAGCTCCAGCGGGGTGGCGGCGCGGTGCTGCGCGCTCGGATCGCGCGCGAGCATCCGCGTGCGCAGCGGCGGGACTTCGGCCACTTCGGCTCACCTACTCCGGCTCGCTCGGCTGACCTGCGGCGACGTCGTCGAATTGTGGCCCGTTGCGGGGCGTCCCGCCGTCCGGTGCGCGCATCCGGGCGTCCGCCTTCGCGCGTAGTCGCCGATGCCGCTGTTGGGGTAACATGAAAATACTTCGGGGTCAGGTGTGGTCGGGGGATGCCGAGGGGTCAGGCGGGGGTGAATGCCTGGCCCCGGTTCGGCATCCCTGAACCCGGGCCTGAGGGGCTGATCACCACCGGCCGCTCCGGCTGCGACGCCGGTATCGCCAGGAACTGCTCTGCAGCCAGATCACGCCGCCCGTCCTGGCGACGACGGCCACTGCCAGCAGGGCGGCGGCGGTCCGCTTCGCGGCGGTGCCGTCGGTGAGCGCGTCCGCGGGCACGGGCGCGAGCCAGCCGTGCGGGTCGTAGGCGATCTCCAGTCGTTCGCCCTTCTTCGCGGCCGCGGAGCCTTCGGTCGTCAGGTCTTCGACCGGCCCGCTGTCGCAACGGAGGCCGTGGTCGTAGTAGTAGGTCGTGGTCGTGCTCCACGAGCCCGGCATGTCCGGGTCGGATGACGGCGTGTAGTGCGATGTCGTCTCCTCGCGTTCGACGACGTCGAGCACGGTGCAGACCGTGCGCAGGCCGCGTTCGTGCAGCGCTGCGTCGTCGATGCCCACCTTGGCAAGGCCCAGCGCGAACATCAGCGCGAGGAGAGCGACGAAGTTCGCCCCCATGGCGTCTTCCGGGTGCAGGGCCAGCGAGGACAGCCAGACGAGCATCGCCAGGATCTGCAACCCGAACCCGGCCGCCCCGCCGGAGCCGTAGGCGTCGAGGTAGGCGCCCCAGGCCATCAGGCCCATCGCCAGCAGCGGCACGCCCGCCGCGACGACCAGTTCGGCGAGCACGCCCTCGTGCCACCGCCGCATCGCGCCTCCCCAGGCCGCAGGTCGTCCAAGCGTTGCGCGTCGCGCAACGCAGCGACAGACGGCGACCGGGCGAACTCGCGCGGCGCCGCCTCGCCCGGTTCGGGCTGTTCCATCGCGTGACCTACGGTGGTGTAGCGCACGCTTACCGGTCAGTAACCCCAGTCCCTGGCATGATCTGGCGGCACCGGGCGAGCGGCGCTCGGACGATGGAGTCGTGAGCGGAAAGGATCGGGTGTCGTGACGAAGATCGAACGCCTCGGTGTGGTCGGTGCCGGTCTGATGGGTTCGGGCATCGCCGAGGTCAGCGCGCTGGCCGGACTCGACGTGATCGTCGTGGAGGTCACCGACGACGCCGCCAGGGCGGGCCGGTCGCGGCTGTGGAAGTCGCTGAACCGCGCGGTGGACAAGGGCAAGATCACCGAGCAGGAGCGCGACGCCGCCCAGTCCCGGCTGCACTTCACCACCACGCTGCACGACCTCGACGACCGCCAGCTGGTGATCGAGGCCATCGCCGAGGACGCCGAGCTCAAGACCAAGCTCTTCGAAGACCTCGACAAGATCGTCGGCGACCCGGACGCGATCCTGGCCTCCAACACCTCCTCGATCCCGATCGCCAAGCTGGCCGCCGCCACCGAGCGCCCCGCCCAGGTGATGGGCATCCACTTCTTCAACCCGGTCCCGGTGCTCAAGCTGGTCGAGCTGGTGCCGTCGCTGCTGACCTCCGAGGAGACCGTCCGGCGCGCGTCGGACTTCGCCACCGAGCAGCTCGGCAAGCAGACCATCCGCGCCACCGACCGCTCCGGTTTCGTGGTCAACGCCCTGCTGGTGCCCTACCTGCTCTCGGCGATCCGGATGCTGGAGGGCGGCCACGCCACCGCCGAGGACATCGACAACGGCATGGTGCTGGGCTGCGCCCACCCGATGGGTCCGCTGGCGCTGTCGGACCTGGTCGGCCTGGACACCCTCAAGGCGATCGCCGACTCCATGCACGAGGAGTACAAGGAACCGCTCTACGCCGCGCCGCCGCTGCTGCAGCGCATGGTCGACGCGGGCCTGAAGGGCAAGAAGTCCGGCAAGGGCTTCTACGACTACAGCTGAGCGACCGCGGTGCCCCGGGCCGACGCCAGGCCCGGGGCACCGCGCTCACAGCTCGCCCCGGCGCTCCACCAGGGTCTCGGCGACCCGGGCGAGCTTGACGTTGAGCTGCTGGGAGGTCCGCCGCAGCAGGTCGAAGGCCTCGGCCGCGGAGATGCCCTGCCGGTGCATCAGGATTCCCTTGGCCTGACCGATCACGTCCCTGCTCTCCAGCGCCCGGCGCAGGTGCGCGGCCTGGAGCTCGGCGGTGCTCACGGCCTTCGTGGCGTCCAGCGCGATCGAGGCGTGCGAGGCCAGGAGCAGGGCGCTGGTGCGGTCGGCGTCGTGCAGGCCGCGGCGGCGTTCGGAGTACAGGTTCAGCGCGCCGATCCGGTCGGCGCCCTCGGTGGGGAACAGCCCGATCGCCAGCACGCTGCGCACACCCGCGTCCGCCGCCGCCGGACCCCACCGCGGCCACTCCGCGTCGGCCGCGAGATCACCGCTGGCCGCGAGGCCCGGACCGTTGTCGCGGCTGGCGTGCACGCACGGCCCCTCGTCGAAGCGGTACTGGAGCTCGTCGAGGTGCGCCGCCGGCTCGCCGGTGTGCACGGGAGTGGTGAACTCGCCGGTGGACGTTCGCAGGGTGACGCTGGCGAGGTCGGCGCCCGGAACCATGACCACGGCGGTGTCGACGATCTTGCGCAGCACCCCGTACACGGTGCCCTCGCTGGAGAGCGACGCCGCGAGCTCGGTGCACTGCGCGACCAGCTCCTCCCAGTCCGGACCCTCGCCATCGCGGCCTCGGCCGGTGGTGCGCGGTTCGGTGAAGTTGGTCATGCTGCTCGCTCCGGTGGTCCGTTCCTCGGGTGGTCGCCGGGCGCAGGTCCGGCCGCCCGCCGGCGGGCGGCGTCCGCTCGGGTCCGCGCCGCGCCGGGCGCAGCACGATCCGCGCTCCGGTCCTATTTTGACCACATGGACCGAGGAGTGACTCGGGGCAATACGGGTGAGCAACACGAAACCGGTCCGACGCGGAGCGCGACCAGACCGGACTCGATGAGCGACTAGGACGGACGCGATGCGAAGCGCAGGATCTCCTCGGCGACGCGGTGCGGCCGGTCCTCCATGAGGAAGTGGCCCGCCCCGGGCACCGTGACCAGCTCGGCGTGCGGGATGTCGCTCGCGAGGCGTTCGCCGTAGGCGACGGGCTGCCAGCGGTCGTCCTCGCCCCAGAGGATGCGCACCGGCATCGGCAGCTCTCCCAGCAGCGGTGCGACCCGTTCGGTCGGCGCCGAGTCGTAATGGCGCACCTGGTGCTCGAAGAACGAAACCCGCCCGACCGGACCGCGGTGCGGCGCGAGGTAGGTCTCCAGCACCTCGTCGGCCATTTCGCCGGTGACGGTCATGCGCAACTGCCTGGTCAGCATTTCCTCGAAGTCCCGCGGCGGCATGGCGGCGTAGTCGTCGAGGTGGTCGCGGATGATGTGCTGCCAGGTTCGCGAGGGCCACGAGTCGTAGCTGACCGGGTCGACGAGCACCAGCCCGTCGACCCGGTCCGGCCGTGCGGTGGCGAAGATCTGCCCGATCGCGCCGCCGATGTCGTGCGCGACCAGCACGCACCGGCCGATCCCCAGCGTCGTCAGCAGCTCGCCGAGCAGCCGGGCCTGCGCGGTGACCGAGGTGTCCCGGTCCACCGGACGTTCCGACGCGCCGAAACCCAGCAGGTCGTAGGCGAGCACGGAGTGGCCGCCGGCTTCCAGCTCCGGGATCACGTGGCGCCAGATGGCCGAGTGCGACGGCGTTCCGTGCAGCAGCACCAGGGGCAGGCCGTCTCCGCCGCGACAGCGGTAGGCGATCCGGACCCCGTCGACGATCACGTTGCGGTCCAACGGGGTCATGCCGCCTCGGTGTCGATGCGGGACACCCGCACCCGGTCGGCCGTCATGAGCGTGAGAAGGCCGGGTGTCGCTCATGCCGTCTCGGCCCCCGGGATGACGACCAGCTTGCCGAAGAAGTCCTTGCCGACGAAGTCCTTCTGGGCGCGGTTCAGCTCGCGCAACGGGTAGGTGCCCGCCAGAAGCGGCTTCAGCTCACCTGCCGCGACGTGGCCCAGCAGTTGCTCGAAGTCCTCGTGGGTGCCGAACGACGAGCCGATGAGCTGCACCTGGTTCAGGTAGACGGTGCGCAGGTCGGTCTCCACCAGCGGACCCGCGATCGCCCCGGCCACGACGTAGCGGCCCAGCGGTCCCAGCACCCGCAGCAGCGCGCTGAAGTGCGGTCCGGCCACGACGTCGGCCACGACGTCGACCGGCCCGTGCGCGCTGATCTCGCCGGCGAGATCGTCCGACGCGCGGTCCACGGTCGTCTCCGCGCCGAGGTCCAGGGCGCGCTGCCGCTTGGCGGCGCTGGTGACCGCCACGACGTGCGCGCCGCGCAGGGCGGCGAGCTGGATCAGCGCCGAGCCGACGCCGCCCGACGCCCCGGTCACCACAACTCTCTCGCCGTCGCGGACGGCCGCGCGGTTGAGCATGCGCATCGCCGTGGTGTAGGCGGTGGGGAAGGTGGCCAGCTCGGCGTCGGTGAGGGAGCTGCGCACCGGGTGCGCGTTCCCGGCGGGCACGGTGACGTACTCGGCGAAGCCGCCGTCGCGTTCGCTGCCGAGGTACTCGGTGGTCACCAGCTCGCGTTCGCCGCCGGTGTAGAGCATGGGGTCGACGACGACCCGCTCGCCGATCCGCGAGTCCGGCACGCCTTCGCCGACCTCGTCGACGTGTCCGACGACGTCGGCGCCCTGGATGCGGGGGAAGCTCAGCGGCTCGCGCCGCCATCCCGCGCTCGACCCGGGGTCCTCCGCGGAGCCGTAGGCGCCTTCGCGGGTCCAGATGTCGGTGTTGTTGATGGCCGTCGCGGCGACCCTGACCCGCACCTCGCCGGGACCGGCGTGCGGGTCGGGCACGTCCTCGCGGTACTCCAGCTTCTCCGGGCCGCCGAAACCGGTGAGCCGCACTGCACGCATCGCTGCCTCCTTCAGGTATACCGACCGGTGTGGTTACTTCAGTCGAGCACTCGCCGGTCGCCATGTCAACCCACCGGTCGGTATAGTCGAATGCGTGCAGGACTCGTTGGCGAAGCTGACCCCGGCCGGCCGCCGGGTGCTCGACGTGGCGGCCGAGCTGTTCTACCGGCAGGGCATCCACGCCGTCGGCGTCGAGGCCATCGCGGCGAAGGCGGGGGTGACCAAGAAGACGCTCTACGCGTGCTTCGGCTCCAAGGACAACCTCGTCACCGCCTACCTGACCGAGCGCGACCAGCGCTGGCGGGAGTGGCTGACCGGGTGGGTCGAGCGGCACGCGGACTCGGCTGAGGAGAAGGTGCTCGGTGCCTACGACGCGCTGGCCGCCTGGATGCGGGAGGACTTCCGGGGCTGCGCCTTCGTCAACGCCCTCGCGGAGCTGCCCTCGCCCGACCACCCGGCGCACGAGGTGATCGTGGGGCAGAAGCGGTGGATGCGCGACTACTTCGCCGAACTGGCCGCCAAGGCAGGTGCCGCGGACCCCGATGGCTTCGCCAAGAGCGCGTTGCTGCTCTACGAAGGGGTCACGGTGGCGGAGTCGGCAGGCATCGGCGGCACGACGGACCAGGCGAAGAAGGTGGCCGCCGCGCTGCTGCGCGCGGCGGTCTGAAGCCGGATCGCCGAAAGAGACCGCCGCCTCGCGCGTGTGCACAGGACGGCGGCCTGGCGCGACTGCGGTCCGGGCTGTCAGCGCACCGCGGCCGGTTCCGGCGCCGGCTCCGCGGCGCCCGTCCGCGCCGGACGGCGGTCGAGCGCGCCCGAGAACAGGGCGACGCCCAGCGCGGCGGCCGCCATCAGGGCGCCGACCCAGTTCGGCGCGGTGTAGCCGAGCCCGGCCTCGATGACGAGCCCGCCCAGCCAGGCCGCCAGCGCGTTGCCGAGGTTGAACGCGGCGATGTTGACCGCCGAGGCCAGCGTCGGAGCGCCTTCGGCCTTGTCCATCACGCGCTTCTGCAGCGCGGGCACGGTGGCGAACCCGGCGGCGCCGACCAGCGCGAGCGTGATCGCGGCGCTCACCTTGCCCGCCGCGGTGAAGGTGAACAGCCCGAGGACGACGGCCAGCGCCGCGAGGATTCCGTACAGCGACGGCATCAGCGCCCGGTCGGCCAGGCGCCCGCCGACCAGGTTGCCCGAGAACAGCCCGACCCCGAACAGCACCAGCAGCCAGGTGACCGCCGCCGGGGTGTAGCCGGCGACCTCGGTCATCATCGGTGCGACGTAGGTGAACGCGGCGAACACGCCGCCGAAGCCGAGCACGGTCATCGCCACGGCCAGCCACACCTGGACGCTGCGCAGCGACGCCAGCTCCCGGCTGACGCCGGCGGCAGCCGGGCGCGGTTGCCGCGGCACCAGGGCGGCGACGCCGGCGAAGCCGATGACACCGAGCGCCGAGACGACCACGAACGTCGAGCGCCAGCCGTAGGACTGGCCGAGCCAGGTGCCCATCGGCACGCCGAGCACGTTGGCGGCGGTGAGCCCGGTGAACATGATCGCGATGGCGCCGGCCCGCTTGTGCGGGGCGACCAGGTCGGCGGCCAC is a window of Saccharopolyspora erythraea NRRL 2338 DNA encoding:
- a CDS encoding 3-hydroxybutyryl-CoA dehydrogenase; the protein is MTKIERLGVVGAGLMGSGIAEVSALAGLDVIVVEVTDDAARAGRSRLWKSLNRAVDKGKITEQERDAAQSRLHFTTTLHDLDDRQLVIEAIAEDAELKTKLFEDLDKIVGDPDAILASNTSSIPIAKLAAATERPAQVMGIHFFNPVPVLKLVELVPSLLTSEETVRRASDFATEQLGKQTIRATDRSGFVVNALLVPYLLSAIRMLEGGHATAEDIDNGMVLGCAHPMGPLALSDLVGLDTLKAIADSMHEEYKEPLYAAPPLLQRMVDAGLKGKKSGKGFYDYS
- a CDS encoding alcohol dehydrogenase family protein codes for the protein MRAVRLTGFGGPEKLEYREDVPDPHAGPGEVRVRVAATAINNTDIWTREGAYGSAEDPGSSAGWRREPLSFPRIQGADVVGHVDEVGEGVPDSRIGERVVVDPMLYTGGERELVTTEYLGSERDGGFAEYVTVPAGNAHPVRSSLTDAELATFPTAYTTAMRMLNRAAVRDGERVVVTGASGGVGSALIQLAALRGAHVVAVTSAAKRQRALDLGAETTVDRASDDLAGEISAHGPVDVVADVVAGPHFSALLRVLGPLGRYVVAGAIAGPLVETDLRTVYLNQVQLIGSSFGTHEDFEQLLGHVAAGELKPLLAGTYPLRELNRAQKDFVGKDFFGKLVVIPGAETA
- a CDS encoding GAF and ANTAR domain-containing protein — protein: MTNFTEPRTTGRGRDGEGPDWEELVAQCTELAASLSSEGTVYGVLRKIVDTAVVMVPGADLASVTLRTSTGEFTTPVHTGEPAAHLDELQYRFDEGPCVHASRDNGPGLAASGDLAADAEWPRWGPAAADAGVRSVLAIGLFPTEGADRIGALNLYSERRRGLHDADRTSALLLASHASIALDATKAVSTAELQAAHLRRALESRDVIGQAKGILMHRQGISAAEAFDLLRRTSQQLNVKLARVAETLVERRGEL
- a CDS encoding low temperature requirement protein A; the protein is MAEVPPLRTRMLARDPSAQHRAATPLELLFDLCFVAAVGQAAAQLHHGVSEGHTAGTLLGYLMVFFAIWWAWMNFTWFASAYDTDDVPYRALTLVQMAGVLVLAAGVPAAFRDYDFTIATIGYVVMRVALVAQWLRAAREHPEGRPCTLRYAVGIGLCQVAWIGRLWLPHPWGEIGFAVLAVAEMLVPVIAERRMQTAWHPRHIAERYGLFTIIVLGEVVLAVTAGIQEDVADGGWSAGLLEIGTGGLLMIFAMWWIYFKHTVSDHLRDSLTRAIAWGYGHYLVFGGIAAVGAGLEVVIDSHAHKAHLGAAGAALSVAVPLLVYLVVLSVLHVQLVHAGGLMVLATIVGGALLLSTAGMADTLTVEFATLLMGVEMMLVLVAGLVIQHTEPRARELADRRL
- a CDS encoding TetR/AcrR family transcriptional regulator — protein: MQDSLAKLTPAGRRVLDVAAELFYRQGIHAVGVEAIAAKAGVTKKTLYACFGSKDNLVTAYLTERDQRWREWLTGWVERHADSAEEKVLGAYDALAAWMREDFRGCAFVNALAELPSPDHPAHEVIVGQKRWMRDYFAELAAKAGAADPDGFAKSALLLYEGVTVAESAGIGGTTDQAKKVAAALLRAAV
- a CDS encoding MFS transporter; this translates as MPLALWALTISAFGIGTTEFVIMGLLPEVAADFAVSIPTAGYLISGYALGVVVGAPLLTALGTRVPRKRMLLGLMVLFIAGNLLSALATSYGLLLTGRVVASFAHGAFFGIGAVVAADLVAPHKRAGAIAIMFTGLTAANVLGVPMGTWLGQSYGWRSTFVVVSALGVIGFAGVAALVPRQPRPAAAGVSRELASLRSVQVWLAVAMTVLGFGGVFAAFTYVAPMMTEVAGYTPAAVTWLLVLFGVGLFSGNLVGGRLADRALMPSLYGILAALAVVLGLFTFTAAGKVSAAITLALVGAAGFATVPALQKRVMDKAEGAPTLASAVNIAAFNLGNALAAWLGGLVIEAGLGYTAPNWVGALMAAAALGVALFSGALDRRPARTGAAEPAPEPAAVR
- a CDS encoding alpha/beta fold hydrolase, whose protein sequence is MTPLDRNVIVDGVRIAYRCRGGDGLPLVLLHGTPSHSAIWRHVIPELEAGGHSVLAYDLLGFGASERPVDRDTSVTAQARLLGELLTTLGIGRCVLVAHDIGGAIGQIFATARPDRVDGLVLVDPVSYDSWPSRTWQHIIRDHLDDYAAMPPRDFEEMLTRQLRMTVTGEMADEVLETYLAPHRGPVGRVSFFEHQVRHYDSAPTERVAPLLGELPMPVRILWGEDDRWQPVAYGERLASDIPHAELVTVPGAGHFLMEDRPHRVAEEILRFASRPS